A genomic window from Prunus persica cultivar Lovell chromosome G2, Prunus_persica_NCBIv2, whole genome shotgun sequence includes:
- the LOC18786784 gene encoding uncharacterized protein LOC18786784 isoform X1 encodes MAKVEDEVIEAHVKQLLSRMTLKEKVGQMTQIERQVATSAAIKDLSIGSIFSAPGSLPVEKASPSDWADMVDGFQRSALESRLGIPLIYGTDAVHGNGNVFGATIFPHNVGLGATRDADLARRIGVATALEARACGIHYTFAPCVAVCKDPRWGRCYESYSEDTEIVGKMTSIVSGLQGQPPQGYPKGYPFVAGRNNIIASAKHFVGEGGTEKGVNEGNNISSYDDLERIHMRPYLDCISQGVSTIMVSYNSWNGQRLHGHNFLLTEILKDKLGFRMQGFVISDWDGIDQLCEPEGSNYRLCISLAINAGIDMVMVPFRYEQFIEELIYLVESGEIPMSRIDDAVERILRVKFVAGLFEHPFTDTSLQDIVGCKMHRDLAREAVRRSLVLLKNGKDPMEPFLPLERKAKRILIAGTHADDLGNQCGGWTATKYGSSGRITIGTTILEAIKKAVGDDTEIIYEKYPSTETLARQDITFAIVAVGEAPYAEGKGDNSKLVIPLNGADIISSVADKIPSLVILISGRPLVLEPWLLEKIDALVAAWLPGTEGDGIADVIFGDHDFEGQLPVTWFKRVEQLPVNAGDNSYDPLYPLGFGLACNKERC; translated from the exons ATGGCCAAAGTAGAGGATGAAGTCATTGAAGCTCACGTCAAACAACTCCTTTCTCGTATGACTTTGAAAGAGAAGGTCGGCCAGATGACCCAAATCGAGCGCCAGGTCGCCACCTCAGCTGCCATTAAAGACCTCTCCAtcg GGAGCATATTCAGTGCCCCGGGCAGCTTGCCGGTTGAGAAGGCTTCTCCGTCAGACTGGGCGGATATGGTAGATGGGTTTCAGAGGTCAGCGCTGGAGTCTAGGCTTGGGATCCCCCTCATATATGGGACTGATGCGGTTCACGGGAATGGTAATGTGTTTGGTGCCACCATATTCCCTCACAATGTTGGTCTTGGCGCCACTAG AGATGCAGATTTGGCTCGAAGGATTGGTGTGGCAACTGCTCTTGAAGCCAGGGCCTGTGGCATTCACTATACTTTTGCTCCTTGTGTGGCT GTGTGCAAAGATCCCAGATGGGGAAGATGCTACGAGAGTTACAGTGAAGACACAGAAATTGTAGGCAAGATGACTTCTATTGTTTCAGGCTTGCAGGGGCAGCCACCCCAGGGATACCCAAAGGGCTACCCTTTTGTAGCAGGAAG AAACAACATTATTGCATCGGCCAAGCATTTTGTTGGAGAAGGGGGTACAGAGAAAGGTGTCAATGAGGGCAATAATATATCCTCTTATGACGACTTAGAGAGAATTCATATGCGCCCTTATCTAGACTGTATTTCTCAAGGAGTTTCCACTATTATGGTGTCCTATAACAGCTGGAATGGACAGAGACTACATGGACACAATTTTCTCCTCACAGAAATCTTGAAAGATAAGCTAGGTTTTAGG ATGCAGGGATTTGTGATTTCTGACTGGGATGGAATTGACCAACTTTGTGAACCTGAAGGTTCAAACTATCGTTTATGCATTTCGTTAGCCATTAATGCAGGAATAGACATG GTCATGGTTCCTTTCAGATATGAACAATTCATTGAGGAATTAATATATCTTGTGGAATCTGGGGAGATACCAATGTCCAGGATAGATGATGCTGTTGAGAGAATACTAAGAGTGAAGTTTGTTGCTGGTCTTTTTGAACATCCCTTCACTGATACATCTTTGCAGGACATAGTTGGTTGCAAG ATGCACAGAGATTTAGCACGTGAAGCAGTTCGGAGGTCATTGGttcttttgaaaaatggaaaGGATCCAATGGAACCTTTTCTTCCCTTAGAAAGAAAGGCTAAAAGAATACTCATTGCTGGAACTCATGCCGATGATCTTGGAAATCAGTGTGGAGGGTGGACAGCTACAAAATATGGTAGCAGTGGAAGGATAACAATTG GGACAACCATCTTGGAAGCTATTAAGAAGGCAGTTGGAGATGATACAGAAATCATTTATGAGAAGTATCCCTCGACAGAGACCTTAGCACGGCAAGATATCACTTTCGCGATTGTAGCTGTTGGTGAAGCTCCATATGCAGAAGGCAAGGGCGACAATTCAAAGCTTGTGATCCCCTTGAATGGAGCTGATATCATAAGCTCAGTTGCTGACAAAATCCCCTCATTGGTAATTCTGATTTCTGGAAGACCCTTAGTTTTAGAGCCCTGGCTATTGGAAAAGATAGATGCTCTTGTTGCTGCCTGGTTACCTGGTACTGAAGGAGATGGAATTGCAGATGTTATCTTTGGAGATCACGATTTCGAGGGCCAGCTCCCAGTGACATGGTTTAAAAGGGTTGAACAGCTGCCTGTGAATGCTGGAGACAATTCATATGACCCTTTATATCCTCTTGGCTTTGGGCTGGCATGCAATAAGGAGAGATGTTAA
- the LOC18786784 gene encoding uncharacterized protein LOC18786784 isoform X2, which yields MAKVEDEVIEAHVKQLLSRMTLKEKVGQMTQIERQVATSAAIKDLSIGSIFSAPGSLPVEKASPSDWADMVDGFQRSALESRLGIPLIYGTDAVHGNGNVFGATIFPHNVGLGATRDADLARRIGVATALEARACGIHYTFAPCVAVCKDPRWGRCYESYSEDTEIVGKMTSIVSGLQGQPPQGYPKGYPFVAGRNNIIASAKHFVGEGGTEKGVNEGNNISSYDDLERIHMRPYLDCISQGVSTIMVSYNSWNGQRLHGHNFLLTEILKDKLGFRGFVISDWDGIDQLCEPEGSNYRLCISLAINAGIDMVMVPFRYEQFIEELIYLVESGEIPMSRIDDAVERILRVKFVAGLFEHPFTDTSLQDIVGCKMHRDLAREAVRRSLVLLKNGKDPMEPFLPLERKAKRILIAGTHADDLGNQCGGWTATKYGSSGRITIGTTILEAIKKAVGDDTEIIYEKYPSTETLARQDITFAIVAVGEAPYAEGKGDNSKLVIPLNGADIISSVADKIPSLVILISGRPLVLEPWLLEKIDALVAAWLPGTEGDGIADVIFGDHDFEGQLPVTWFKRVEQLPVNAGDNSYDPLYPLGFGLACNKERC from the exons ATGGCCAAAGTAGAGGATGAAGTCATTGAAGCTCACGTCAAACAACTCCTTTCTCGTATGACTTTGAAAGAGAAGGTCGGCCAGATGACCCAAATCGAGCGCCAGGTCGCCACCTCAGCTGCCATTAAAGACCTCTCCAtcg GGAGCATATTCAGTGCCCCGGGCAGCTTGCCGGTTGAGAAGGCTTCTCCGTCAGACTGGGCGGATATGGTAGATGGGTTTCAGAGGTCAGCGCTGGAGTCTAGGCTTGGGATCCCCCTCATATATGGGACTGATGCGGTTCACGGGAATGGTAATGTGTTTGGTGCCACCATATTCCCTCACAATGTTGGTCTTGGCGCCACTAG AGATGCAGATTTGGCTCGAAGGATTGGTGTGGCAACTGCTCTTGAAGCCAGGGCCTGTGGCATTCACTATACTTTTGCTCCTTGTGTGGCT GTGTGCAAAGATCCCAGATGGGGAAGATGCTACGAGAGTTACAGTGAAGACACAGAAATTGTAGGCAAGATGACTTCTATTGTTTCAGGCTTGCAGGGGCAGCCACCCCAGGGATACCCAAAGGGCTACCCTTTTGTAGCAGGAAG AAACAACATTATTGCATCGGCCAAGCATTTTGTTGGAGAAGGGGGTACAGAGAAAGGTGTCAATGAGGGCAATAATATATCCTCTTATGACGACTTAGAGAGAATTCATATGCGCCCTTATCTAGACTGTATTTCTCAAGGAGTTTCCACTATTATGGTGTCCTATAACAGCTGGAATGGACAGAGACTACATGGACACAATTTTCTCCTCACAGAAATCTTGAAAGATAAGCTAGGTTTTAGG GGATTTGTGATTTCTGACTGGGATGGAATTGACCAACTTTGTGAACCTGAAGGTTCAAACTATCGTTTATGCATTTCGTTAGCCATTAATGCAGGAATAGACATG GTCATGGTTCCTTTCAGATATGAACAATTCATTGAGGAATTAATATATCTTGTGGAATCTGGGGAGATACCAATGTCCAGGATAGATGATGCTGTTGAGAGAATACTAAGAGTGAAGTTTGTTGCTGGTCTTTTTGAACATCCCTTCACTGATACATCTTTGCAGGACATAGTTGGTTGCAAG ATGCACAGAGATTTAGCACGTGAAGCAGTTCGGAGGTCATTGGttcttttgaaaaatggaaaGGATCCAATGGAACCTTTTCTTCCCTTAGAAAGAAAGGCTAAAAGAATACTCATTGCTGGAACTCATGCCGATGATCTTGGAAATCAGTGTGGAGGGTGGACAGCTACAAAATATGGTAGCAGTGGAAGGATAACAATTG GGACAACCATCTTGGAAGCTATTAAGAAGGCAGTTGGAGATGATACAGAAATCATTTATGAGAAGTATCCCTCGACAGAGACCTTAGCACGGCAAGATATCACTTTCGCGATTGTAGCTGTTGGTGAAGCTCCATATGCAGAAGGCAAGGGCGACAATTCAAAGCTTGTGATCCCCTTGAATGGAGCTGATATCATAAGCTCAGTTGCTGACAAAATCCCCTCATTGGTAATTCTGATTTCTGGAAGACCCTTAGTTTTAGAGCCCTGGCTATTGGAAAAGATAGATGCTCTTGTTGCTGCCTGGTTACCTGGTACTGAAGGAGATGGAATTGCAGATGTTATCTTTGGAGATCACGATTTCGAGGGCCAGCTCCCAGTGACATGGTTTAAAAGGGTTGAACAGCTGCCTGTGAATGCTGGAGACAATTCATATGACCCTTTATATCCTCTTGGCTTTGGGCTGGCATGCAATAAGGAGAGATGTTAA